GCCTCGATCGAGGCGGTCGCCTCCGCGGGCGGCCAGATGCTCCCGCCCGTGATGGGCGTCGCGGCGTTCTTGATGGTCGACATTATCGGGGTTCCCTATCTCGAGATCGTGCGGGCAGGTATTATCCCCGCGGCACTGTTCTACTGTAGCGTCTGCGTCGCCGTTCACTTTACGATCCTCAAGTTCGGCTGGACCTCGAGCGAGCTATCGCCGTTCGACTGGCGGCTCCTCCTCCGCGGGACTCACTTTGCGATCCCGATGGGCGTCCTGCTGTACACGCTCGTCTACCTGCAGTACACCCCGCTCACGGCAGGGATGTACACGATAGTGGCGATCATCGCCGTGATGTACGTCCGGAACGTCTGCGTCGACGTCTTGCACGTCGGAACGGGGAACGACGCGCGAGACACCGGCGGTGAAAGCGTCTCGGTCGGTGCGATCGGTCGGAACGTCCTCGCGACGACCAGACAAACCCTCGACGGCTTCAAGCAGGGCGGCCTCGAGATGGCGCCGCTCGTCGGCGTCCTCGCGGCGATGGGTGTGATCGTCGAACTGCTCGAGGGGACCGGGTTGACCGGGCGGGTTGCGACGACCATTATCGGCGTGAGCGACGTGACCGTCCTCGGCTTCGGGGGCGGCCTCTTGCTCGTGTTGGCCCTCGCGATGATCGCCAGCGTCCTGTTCGGCCTGGGGATGCCGACGCCCGCAGCGTACATCCTCGTCGCCATTCTGATCGCCAAGCCGGTCACCGAGATGGGTGTTCCCACGATCACGACGCACATGTTCGTGTTCTACTTCGCGATGCTGTCGGCGATCACGCCGCCGGTCGCAATCTCGGTCGCGATCGGTTCGCGCATCGCCGGCGCGAGTTTCATGCGCGCCTGCGTTCAGGCGCTCCGTCTCGGCGCTCCGGGATTCGTTATCCCCTACGCCTTCGTCGCGAACAACAGCCTCATCTACTGGTCACGGGAGACGATGATCGCGTTCCCCGTCGTTCTCGCCGGGACGATCGGACTGATCGTTGCGACGATCGGGTTCGACGGGGCGAGGCGACTCTCGTACCCGGTTCGCGGGCTCTACGTCGTCGCCGCGTTCGCGGCGATGTTCGGGGCGTACGTCCACGTCGCCGTCCAGATCGTCGCCGGGGCCGCTATCCTCGGCGTGTTGGGATACGCTCGATTCGTCGTCGGCTACCAGAACGTCGACTCGACGACCGAGACCGATGCGGCGATGGTCGACTGATTCCTCCGTTCTCGTCTTCATCTCGGTGAACGCCGATCCCGTTTCGGTTCGCGCGTTCGGTTCGGAACTGTGAGTAACAACATTTTACTACTGTTCATCCGACTCGTAGATACTGTATGACCAATCTCGTGCGGAACGTTTCCGAGACCGTCGAATCGACGCCCGATTCGGTCGCTATCGCGGACGATGACACCGAACTGAGCTACGAGGCGTTCTGGGAGCGGGCCGGGCGGTTCGCCCGGGCACTTGCGGACCGCGGTATCGGCGCTGACGATCGAGTCGCGATCTATCTGCCGAATCTCCCGCAGTTCGTGACGGCGTTTCATGGCGCGCTTCGGGCGGGTGGAATCGTCGTCCCGATGAATCCGCAGTACAAGGCCCGCGAGATCGCTCACCTGCTTTCCGACAGCGGTGCCAGGGCCGTGGTCACGCTGTCGGAAAACGTCTCGGCGGTTTCCGATGTGCTCGAGGAAACGGCGGTCGAACGGGTCATCAGCGTGGGTCCGGACACGGACGGAGCAACCGATTTCGAGGACTTCCTCGCCGACGACACCCTCGAGATCGTCGACCGCGCTGACGACGATATCGCCGTCCAACCCTACACGAGCGGGACGACGGGCACGCCGAAGGGCGTCCTGCTCACGCACGACAACCTCGCGTGGACGGCCAACGCTAACTCCGATCTCATCGGGGGGATCGAACCCGACGACAAACTCATCGGAACCCTGCCGCTCTTTCACATCTACGGCATGTCCGTCGTGATGAACGGCGCGCTGTTCAACGGCGCAGCGTACTATCCCGTCCCCGAATGGGACGCTACGGCGGTCATGGAAACGATCGAATCTGAACGCATCACTGTCATGTTCGGCGTGCCGGCGATGTTCAACGACATGGTCAACCATCCCGAGGCCGAAACCTACGACCTCTCCTCGCTGCGATTCGTCAATTCAGGGGGCTCGAGTCTCCCGATGGACGTCCTCGAGCGCTTCGAGGAGACCTTCGGGCCGGCCCTCTACGAGGGGTACGGGCTGACGGAGACGAGTCCGACGACGCACGCGAACGCGCCGGGTGCCCGTCGAAAGGGCAGCATCGGGAAGCCCTTCGACGGGATGGACGCGAAGGTCGTCGATGGTGAGTTCGCCGAGATTCCGCGCGTCAAGGAGGGACCGATCGACGAAGGCGAGGTCGACCTCGCCGAGACCACCGGAGAACTCGTCGTCTCCGGCCCGAACGTAATGGCTGGCTACTACGGGCTGCCGGAAGCGGACGAGGAAGCCTTCACCGAGGCCGATGGCAAAACGTGGTTCCACACCGGGGATATCGGCTACTGGGACGAAGATGACTTCTTCTACGTCGTCGACCGCGAGAAGCACATGATCGTCACCGGCGGCTACAACGTCTATCCGCGCGAGGTCGAGGAGTTGCTCTTCGAGCACGAGGATATCGCGGACGCCGCGGTCGTCGGCGTCCCTGACGAGCGTCGGGGCGAGACCGTCAAGGCGCTGGTCGTGCCGACACCGGACGCCGAAATCGCGCCCGAGGATATCAGGGAGTACTGCCTCGACAACGTGGCGGCGTACAAGCACCCCCGCGAGGTTCAGTTCGTCGACGAACTCCCGCGGACGACGACTGGGAAGGTCCAGAAGTTCAAAATTAGTGGCGAGTAGCCGCCGTCGGAACGGCGGAATTTCGTATCGGAACGCGACGAACCCGTGCGTTCGTCGGGAGAAGGCCCTCCACGCCGCCGGAACTAAGATGGCCGTAGCCGAAATGATCGGCCCCGCTTTCCGGAAAACGCTACCGAAGCCCGAAAACGCCGCTCCTCGAAAGTACTGTCTGCAACACTACTTTACAATGGTAGCATAACACTACCGATCCGTTGTAACTGTTGAATATATCGAAGCTGTTTTGGTACCCCCACGTAATCACTATCTATGGCATTCACGCTGTCCGCCGAGCACGACGCAATTCGCGAGGCCGTTCGCGAGTTCGGGGAAAACGAAATGGCCCCGGTCGCGGAGGAACACGACCGCGAGACCAAGTATCCCGAAGACATTCGCCGGAAGGCCGCCGAGTACGACTTCGTCGCGCCGAGCATTCCGCTCGAGTACGGCGGTGCCGGCATGGACAAAATCTCGAGTACGATCGTCACCGAGGAGCTCTGGCGGGCGGATCCCGGTATCGGCTCCGCCGTCGGCAGCGCCGGTTTCGGGACGAACATGATCATCGAGTTCGGCGACGAGTGGATGAAAGAGGAGTGGCTTCCCAAGGTCGCAAACGGAGAGACGGCCTCCTGTTCGATGATCTCGGAGCCCGCCCACGGCTCGAACGTCGCCGGGATCGAGACGGTGGCTTCCGAGGACGGCGACGAGTACGTCTTGAACGGCAACAAGATGTGGATCACCAACGGCACCGTCGCCGACGTCGGCGTCCTGATGGCCAAGACCAGTCCCGACGAGGGCCACCGCGGCATCACCGCCTTCCTCGTCGAGATGGACCGCGACGGTATTTCGACCGAGAAGATCGACAACAAACTCGGCATTCGCGCCTCCGACCTCGCCGAGGTCATCATCGACGACGTTCGCATTCCGGCGGAGAACGTCATCGGTGAGGTCGACGAGGGCTTCTACCAGCTGATGGAGTTCTTCGCCTCCGGGCGAACCAGCGTCGCCGCCCAGGCCGTCGGTGCCGCCCAAGGTGCCCTCGACGCCGCGATCGAGTACGCCAACGAGCGCGAGCAGTTCGACCGGAAGATCAAGGAGTTCCAGGCGATCGAGCACAAACTCGCCGAGATGGCGACCAAGGTCGAGGCCGCCCGATCGCTGACCTACCGAGCCGCGTCGGAGGTCGAGAACAACAACCAGGACGTCGCCGCGCAGTACTCAAGCATGGCGAAGCTGTTCGCGAGCGAAATCTCGGTCGAAGTCGCCGATGAGGGCGTCCAGGTCCACGGCGGCTCGGGCTACGTGACGGACTACCCCGCCGAGCGCTACTACCGCGACGCCCGGATCACGAAGATCTACGAGGGCACCAGCGAGATTCAAAAGAACATCATCGCCGACCAGATCCTCTAGTTCGGATCGTCACGCCGGCGCTCCAGCTTTCCTCGCCGGACGGTACCCGCCCCCCTCGCTCCCGCTCGAGCGGCATCTCTGCCGGCAGCCGATACCGACGGGCTCGAGCCGCGACCGGCCGGCTATCGCTCGGGCACTCGAAGCTCGATCGCTGCGCCCTGGCCGTAGCCGACGCACATCGTCGAGAGGCCGAGCCCGCCGCCCCGGCGCTGTAGTTCGTGGATCAGCGAGACCGGCAGGCGAGCGCCGGAGGCACCCAGCGGGTGACCGATGGCGATCGCGCCGCCGTTGACGTTGAACACGTCGTCGTCGAAGCCGAGTTCGTCCTGACAGTACAGCGTCTGACTGGCGAACGCCTCGTTGAGCTCCACGAGGTCGTAGTCCTCGCTCGAGCGACCGTTGCGTTCCCAGATGCCCCGAACGGCGGGGATTGGTCCGATCCCCATGACCGTGGGATCGACGCCGGCGACGTTGTGATCCTCGAGTTCGGCCATGATCTCGAGGCCTCCCGCTTCCGCGAACGCGCTGCTCGTGATCAGGACGCCGGCAGCGCCGTCGGAGATCTGCGAGGCGTTGGCGGCGGTGACGGTGCCGTCCTCCTCGAAAGCCGGCGGGAGATCGGAAATCTTCTCTTTCGTGGTGCCGGGACGCAGGCCCTCGTCTCGCTCTACGAGTCCGTCATCGTCGACGGCTTCTTCTCGCGGGCCCCGCCCGCCCGAACGGTCCGCAGAGCGTTGCTCCGCGCTATCGCCGTCTGCACGGTGCGTCTCCGACGCACCGCTGGTTTCGATCGGGACGATTTCGTCGTCGAACTTCCCCGCTTCCGTCGCTTCGACCGCGCGTTGCTGGCTGCGCGCACCGTAGGCGTCCTGGCGCTCGCGGGAGATGTCGTGCTCTCGAGCGACCGTTTCGGCGGTCTGACCCATCGCGAGCCCGGCCGCGTCGTACTGTTCTGCGATGCCGCCGTAGGAGTCGATTCCCTTCCGGCGCTCGTTGCGGGACATGTTCTCGACGCCGCCGGCGATAATCACGTCGCGCTGGCCCGCCCGGATGGCGTCGCTGGCGCTCATGATCGCCTCGGCGGAGGAGGCACAGAGCCGGTCGATCGTCGTCCCCGGGACGTTTTCTCCGAGATCGGAGAGCAAGGCGATGACGCGGGCGATGTTGTTGCTCTGCTCGTTGACCTGCTTCGCACAGCCCCACCGAACGTCGTCGACGTCGTCGCCGGTGAGGCCGGTTCGCTCGAGCATCTCGTCGATGAGCGGGACCGAGAGTTCCTCGCTGCCGGTTTCGGCGAAGACGCCGCCGTGTTTGCCCTGTGGAGTTCTGACTGCCTGGACGATGACTGGTTGCTGGTCGCTCATCGGTACCGATTGTCTCTCTACAGGAGGTAAAGAAACTCCGTTCTTCGCGTCTGGTCGCCTCGACGAATAATGCGAATTGTTCACACGGGTGATGCTATTTCTATTAACTCGGCGAAACGCCGTCGAATCGAACGGGTTGCTCGCGCCGGCAACGAAAAACTCCTCGACCTCCCCAACCGATTCGCTCGCTCCACTCGCTCATCCCTCGCGATTCGAGCCGCGACAGCCGCCGTCGCGGCTCAGCGCGCCAGCAGTGCTGCCATCGCGGTTCAGCACGCCAGCAGTGCCGCCATCGTGGCTCAGCGCGGCCAACGATCCCCCATCCACGGCTGCTCCGGCACCCGGTATCTCGTTCGATCGAACGGTGGCACCCGTCTCGAGAGAGGAACGTTTTTGATCGCGACTGGAGTCGACACACACATGCAAATCGCAGTGCTCGGAGCCGGAAGCATGGGACACGGAATCGCACAGGTGTCCGCGATGGCGGGCCACGACGTGGTCCTGCGGGACATCGAGGAAGAGTTCGTCGAGGACGGTCTCGAGGGGATTCGCGCCAATCTCCAGGGTGGCGTCGACCGAGACAAGATTTCCGAAGACGAGATGGCGGCGACCTTAGAGCGCATCGAGGGGACGACGAACCTCGCAGGAGCGGTCGAAGACGCCGACCTGGTCGTCGAGGCGGTGCCCGAGGACATGGACCTGAAGAAAGCGGTCTTCGCGGACGTCGAGGACGCCGCGGACGAGGAGACGGTTATCGCCTCGAACACCTCCTCGCTGTCGGTGACGGAGATGGCCAGCGCGCTCGAGCACCCTGAGCGGGCCGTCGGCCTCCATTTCTTCAACCCGCCGCACATCATGGATCTGGTGGAAATCGTCATCGCCGAGCAGACGGACGAACGGACCGAGACGTTCGCCGTGGACTACGTCCGGGGTATCGAGAAGGAGGACGTCGTCGTCCGCGACACGGCCGGCTTCGCGACCTCGCGACTTGGCCTCGCGCTCGGTCTCGAGGCGATCCGGATGGTCGAGCAGGGCGTCGCCAGCCCGGCCGACATCGACGAGGGAATGTCGATCGGCTACGGGCATCCGATGGGGCCCCTCGAGTTGACCGATCACGTCGGACTCGACGTGCGCCTGCACATCGCAGAACACCTCCGCGAGGAACTCGGCGAGCGATTCAGGCCGCCCCAGTCCCTGCGCCGGAAGGTCCGGGCGGGCAATCTCGGCATAAAAAGCGGTGAAGGCTACTACGTCTGGGAGGACGGCGAACGCGTCGGCATGAGTGGCGACTGGGGCGACGACTGAACTCGCGGCGACGCCGTTATGAGCCTGGCGTCCTCGGGGCGAGCTTTCGCAACCTCTACAAATTTATCTAGAAACGGTCTATTCTACCAAACACTCGAGAATTTGATAACGACTTCGGCCGCTCTACCGTGTGCCGAGCAGCCGTCGAAGCCGTCGCGTACACCTCGCCTTTTCAGTTCGCGCGGACCGACTGCTGGCTGCTCTTTCGGCTATGCCGTGCGGTTTAGTGTTCGAGCCCAGTTTCACGGCGATCCGGCGGGTCTCGAGACCGTTCGTCGCTGCGCGGGACCGAAGAATGACCCTAACTAGTTAGACACGTCGCTTGTTGCGTGAGCGCTGCTACACACTGATACCGTCCGAATCGACGGACGGTGGCCCCGGGGGCGCACGTGGAAAAACCGACGGGGCCGTTTTTCACTCGATCACCACCGGTTTCCCGTCCACGTGCCATTCGGCGCACTCGAGATACGCTCGGGAGCGCCCCAACCCATAATATATAATTCATAGACACTTGTCTGTTATTTTCCCGAATCGGCACGCGTTGCTCGCGGTTCGACCCGTTCGGACGGGAGAACTGTCAGCCGGCCTGATACCGGGCGAGCGGCTGGCCGTCGAAAAACGGGACAGGAAGGTCGACAATGCCGACGCTTTTAGCCACCAGTGCGTAAGGAGGAGGTATGTCTCTGGAGCCGAGCGCCGATCCGGCTGCCGACCGACGCGCGAACTACGACTATCAGAGCGACGACGTCGATCGTCCGGCGCTGGTCGACGACCTCGAGCGCCTCGTCGACTGCGACGTTCGTGCCGACTCCTACTCTCGCGAGCTGTACGCTACGGACGCGAGCCCCTACGAGATGACGCCGATCGCCGTCGTCTTCCCGCGGTCGACGGCCGACGTCGTCGGCGTCGTCGAGTACTGTGCGGAGCGCGAGATTCCGGTCCTCCCGCGCGGCGGCGGAACGAGCCTCGCCGGGCAGTCGGTCAACCGCGCCGTCGTCCTGGACTTTACGCGTCACCTGAACGAGATCCTCGAGATCGATCCCGATGGCCGAACGGCGACGGTCCAGCCCGGAACGATCCTCGGAAGCTTGAACAACGCGCTCGCTTCCCACGAGCTAAAGTTCGCGCCCGACCCCGCGTGGGGTGACAAGAGCGCCATCGGCGGGGCGATCGGGAACAACTCGACGGGTGCACACTCGTTGAAGTACGGGAAAACCGACGCCTACATCGAGGAGTGCGAGGTCGTCCTCGCCGACGGCTCCATCGCCGAGTTCGGCGAGGTTACGCTCGAGGAAATCGTCGAACGCGCCGACCCCGACGGCGACCTCGAGAGGCGGATCTACGCCGAAGTCGAGCGCATCATCGCGGAGGACGCGGACCGGATCGCGGAGACGTATCCGGATCTCAAGCGCAACGTTTCCGGCTACAATCTCGACCGGCTCGTCGCCGAGGTCCGCGGCGAGGAACTGCCCGGCGGTGAGGACACCGGCGAGCCCGGAACCGTTAACCTCGCGCGCCTGCTCGCCGGCAGCGAAGGCACGCTCGCGATCGTCACCGAAGCGACAGTGGCACTCGAACCCGTTCCGAACACGAAAGCGGTCTCGTTGCTGTGCTATGCGGACCTTCACGAGGCGATGCGCGACGTCGCGCCGATCCTCGAACACGAACCCGCCGCGGTCGAGGTGTTAGACGACGTGCTCATCGACCTCGCCCGCGACACCGCGGAGTTCGGTCCCGTTACGGAGATGCTCCCCGACGGGACCAACGCCGTGTTGCTGGTCGAGTTCTACGCCGAGGACGAAGCCCACGGAGCGGAGCAGGTCGCCGGATTGCTCGCCGATCGACTGCCGTCGGCGACGTCCGCCGGCGACGCTCCCGGGGATGCGCCGCGAAGCGACGCGGAGACGC
The genomic region above belongs to Natronorubrum halophilum and contains:
- a CDS encoding 3-hydroxyacyl-CoA dehydrogenase family protein yields the protein MQIAVLGAGSMGHGIAQVSAMAGHDVVLRDIEEEFVEDGLEGIRANLQGGVDRDKISEDEMAATLERIEGTTNLAGAVEDADLVVEAVPEDMDLKKAVFADVEDAADEETVIASNTSSLSVTEMASALEHPERAVGLHFFNPPHIMDLVEIVIAEQTDERTETFAVDYVRGIEKEDVVVRDTAGFATSRLGLALGLEAIRMVEQGVASPADIDEGMSIGYGHPMGPLELTDHVGLDVRLHIAEHLREELGERFRPPQSLRRKVRAGNLGIKSGEGYYVWEDGERVGMSGDWGDD
- a CDS encoding long-chain-fatty-acid--CoA ligase produces the protein MTNLVRNVSETVESTPDSVAIADDDTELSYEAFWERAGRFARALADRGIGADDRVAIYLPNLPQFVTAFHGALRAGGIVVPMNPQYKAREIAHLLSDSGARAVVTLSENVSAVSDVLEETAVERVISVGPDTDGATDFEDFLADDTLEIVDRADDDIAVQPYTSGTTGTPKGVLLTHDNLAWTANANSDLIGGIEPDDKLIGTLPLFHIYGMSVVMNGALFNGAAYYPVPEWDATAVMETIESERITVMFGVPAMFNDMVNHPEAETYDLSSLRFVNSGGSSLPMDVLERFEETFGPALYEGYGLTETSPTTHANAPGARRKGSIGKPFDGMDAKVVDGEFAEIPRVKEGPIDEGEVDLAETTGELVVSGPNVMAGYYGLPEADEEAFTEADGKTWFHTGDIGYWDEDDFFYVVDREKHMIVTGGYNVYPREVEELLFEHEDIADAAVVGVPDERRGETVKALVVPTPDAEIAPEDIREYCLDNVAAYKHPREVQFVDELPRTTTGKVQKFKISGE
- a CDS encoding TRAP transporter permease translates to MSAISRRSDRGLPLRVLGWAVYWLGVSLTLYTVGYAALLLVGWPSALEWLHPTPTWLNRVEAYVIIFFGMGVALYYLEYAHERLSQRTDEWTRDATGERPTDEVTRASDAPRQAAAENDSSSGLEYVEDVYARIDPYVAVAFAAAALVATGYVYTNFGRLESDAFIVGYDSTDHLVGVVLIALAIDSTRRAFGAVIAAVAVGSIGYAHSAVGQQLFGVFRHSGMNWEQIAENGAVSISGVYDSTLMGIGSTWVAIFIMFAGIAKAYGLMDFVRTVGSELGSSLRTGVVQIAVISSMIMGSITGSAAANTATTGSFTIPMIKDQGVRDDVAASIEAVASAGGQMLPPVMGVAAFLMVDIIGVPYLEIVRAGIIPAALFYCSVCVAVHFTILKFGWTSSELSPFDWRLLLRGTHFAIPMGVLLYTLVYLQYTPLTAGMYTIVAIIAVMYVRNVCVDVLHVGTGNDARDTGGESVSVGAIGRNVLATTRQTLDGFKQGGLEMAPLVGVLAAMGVIVELLEGTGLTGRVATTIIGVSDVTVLGFGGGLLLVLALAMIASVLFGLGMPTPAAYILVAILIAKPVTEMGVPTITTHMFVFYFAMLSAITPPVAISVAIGSRIAGASFMRACVQALRLGAPGFVIPYAFVANNSLIYWSRETMIAFPVVLAGTIGLIVATIGFDGARRLSYPVRGLYVVAAFAAMFGAYVHVAVQIVAGAAILGVLGYARFVVGYQNVDSTTETDAAMVD
- a CDS encoding acyl-CoA dehydrogenase family protein — its product is MAFTLSAEHDAIREAVREFGENEMAPVAEEHDRETKYPEDIRRKAAEYDFVAPSIPLEYGGAGMDKISSTIVTEELWRADPGIGSAVGSAGFGTNMIIEFGDEWMKEEWLPKVANGETASCSMISEPAHGSNVAGIETVASEDGDEYVLNGNKMWITNGTVADVGVLMAKTSPDEGHRGITAFLVEMDRDGISTEKIDNKLGIRASDLAEVIIDDVRIPAENVIGEVDEGFYQLMEFFASGRTSVAAQAVGAAQGALDAAIEYANEREQFDRKIKEFQAIEHKLAEMATKVEAARSLTYRAASEVENNNQDVAAQYSSMAKLFASEISVEVADEGVQVHGGSGYVTDYPAERYYRDARITKIYEGTSEIQKNIIADQIL
- a CDS encoding thiolase family protein — translated: MSDQQPVIVQAVRTPQGKHGGVFAETGSEELSVPLIDEMLERTGLTGDDVDDVRWGCAKQVNEQSNNIARVIALLSDLGENVPGTTIDRLCASSAEAIMSASDAIRAGQRDVIIAGGVENMSRNERRKGIDSYGGIAEQYDAAGLAMGQTAETVAREHDISRERQDAYGARSQQRAVEATEAGKFDDEIVPIETSGASETHRADGDSAEQRSADRSGGRGPREEAVDDDGLVERDEGLRPGTTKEKISDLPPAFEEDGTVTAANASQISDGAAGVLITSSAFAEAGGLEIMAELEDHNVAGVDPTVMGIGPIPAVRGIWERNGRSSEDYDLVELNEAFASQTLYCQDELGFDDDVFNVNGGAIAIGHPLGASGARLPVSLIHELQRRGGGLGLSTMCVGYGQGAAIELRVPER